The Niastella koreensis GR20-10 genome includes a window with the following:
- a CDS encoding GNAT family N-acetyltransferase, with translation MIKIRLATENDLTTVEQLAREIWPVAYDGIVPPQQLAYMLDLIYNNTALRDQLLNQDHMFLLVEQDGKPVGFAAYSTVAPGVSKLHKLYVHQSTQGQGLGKMLVDHIIDQLKPQSFHTLRLNVNRYNKARFFYEKLGFEIKKEEDVDIGNGYFMIDYVMEKPLG, from the coding sequence ATGATAAAGATTCGCCTCGCAACCGAAAACGACCTTACCACTGTTGAACAGCTGGCGCGGGAAATATGGCCTGTTGCCTATGATGGCATTGTGCCGCCGCAACAGCTGGCCTATATGCTTGACCTTATTTACAACAACACAGCCCTGCGCGACCAGTTACTAAACCAGGATCATATGTTTTTACTGGTTGAACAGGATGGAAAACCCGTGGGTTTTGCCGCTTATTCAACCGTAGCCCCCGGTGTAAGCAAACTGCATAAACTGTACGTACACCAAAGTACCCAGGGCCAGGGACTTGGTAAAATGCTCGTAGATCATATAATAGACCAATTGAAACCCCAGTCGTTTCACACCTTACGATTGAATGTAAATCGTTACAACAAAGCCCGGTTCTTTTACGAAAAGCTTGGGTTTGAAATTAAGAAAGAAGAGGATGTGGATATTGGAAACGGATACTTTATGATAGATTATGTTATGGAGAAGCCATTAGGATAA
- a CDS encoding glycosyltransferase: MNAKQVQLASLVSYKIFPPVMGGQRAVALYCKYIARHVRFMIITTSNNDPAAADGYEVLPVWNNSPLRYMNLFKFFTIRSVIRRQQITHLQLEHPYFGWLGLLLKWFTGVRLVVRSHNIEGLRWKMMGKWWWKILWQYEKYVHRQADYNFFITDDDRRYAIEHFKLLPQRCLLITYGIEWNTPPAANEKEAARKILLSKHAIPADHCILLFNGAFNYKPNLDALERIINEVYPALQKNSSFTYTILICGKDIPPAVSKLNLPNFTIAGFVDDITTYLKGADIFLNPITEGGGIKTKLVEALGYNMSAVSTSHGAIGIDAAICNGKLQITDNISTDFAEKIIQLAAYKANIPPAFFDEFYWDNIAQKAARFIAN; the protein is encoded by the coding sequence ATGAACGCAAAACAGGTACAACTTGCTTCCCTGGTCTCTTATAAGATCTTTCCCCCGGTAATGGGCGGACAAAGGGCTGTTGCTTTATACTGCAAATACATCGCAAGGCATGTACGGTTTATGATCATTACTACCAGTAATAACGATCCGGCAGCAGCAGATGGTTACGAGGTTTTACCTGTTTGGAATAACTCCCCGCTCCGCTACATGAATCTTTTCAAATTCTTTACCATCCGGTCTGTGATCCGGCGGCAACAAATCACCCACCTGCAGTTGGAACATCCGTATTTCGGCTGGCTGGGACTGTTGTTAAAGTGGTTTACGGGTGTGCGGTTGGTAGTGCGCTCACACAATATTGAAGGCTTGCGCTGGAAAATGATGGGCAAATGGTGGTGGAAGATCCTGTGGCAATACGAAAAATATGTACACCGGCAGGCAGACTATAATTTCTTTATTACGGACGATGACCGCCGGTATGCCATTGAACATTTTAAATTACTACCACAGCGGTGTTTGCTCATTACCTATGGTATTGAATGGAATACCCCACCTGCAGCCAATGAAAAAGAAGCGGCCAGGAAAATATTGTTGTCAAAACATGCCATCCCCGCGGACCATTGTATTTTATTATTCAACGGGGCCTTTAATTATAAACCCAACCTCGATGCGCTGGAACGCATAATTAACGAGGTGTACCCGGCCTTACAAAAAAACAGTTCCTTTACATACACCATCCTCATTTGCGGTAAAGACATTCCACCAGCTGTCAGTAAGTTAAACCTGCCCAATTTTACTATTGCCGGTTTTGTTGATGACATTACCACCTACCTCAAAGGCGCCGATATTTTTTTAAATCCCATTACAGAAGGCGGCGGTATAAAAACAAAGCTGGTAGAAGCACTGGGGTATAATATGAGTGCGGTTTCTACCAGCCATGGCGCTATAGGTATCGATGCAGCTATCTGCAACGGCAAGCTGCAGATCACAGATAATATCTCAACTGATTTTGCTGAAAAAATAATACAACTGGCTGCTTACAAAGCCAATATTCCCCCTGCTTTTTTTGATGAATTTTACTGGGACAATATTGCACAAAAAGCAGCCCGCTTCATAGCAAATTGA
- a CDS encoding PrsW family intramembrane metalloprotease → MLSLLALAVAPGAAITIYIYSRDKYDREPLKPLLISFLLGMVATAPAILIQTLLKPVLFTRFPNPDSDITYYFLLAFIIVACSEEGSKYLMLRYYAYRNEAFNEPFDGIIYSVMISMGFATLENIGYVLNYGFKTGLIRMFVSVPSHAAFAVLIGYHVGLAKFDAPNAIKHIVKGILLAIVFHGAFDFFLLLQGSHQAKKYVSNWPLIGCALIAWFIAVRMSVRSIRLHQELSRKQHIKEEIS, encoded by the coding sequence ATGCTTTCGTTATTAGCTTTGGCTGTAGCGCCCGGCGCCGCTATCACTATCTATATCTATTCGCGGGATAAATATGACCGGGAGCCATTAAAGCCCCTGCTGATCTCTTTTTTGCTGGGTATGGTGGCCACTGCACCGGCCATTCTAATTCAAACCCTGTTAAAACCGGTACTGTTCACCCGGTTCCCCAACCCCGATTCCGATATTACTTATTATTTTTTATTGGCATTTATTATAGTGGCCTGCAGCGAAGAAGGCAGCAAGTATCTAATGCTGCGGTATTACGCCTATCGCAACGAGGCATTCAACGAGCCATTCGATGGCATTATTTATTCGGTAATGATCAGTATGGGTTTTGCCACCCTGGAGAATATCGGTTATGTATTGAATTATGGTTTTAAAACCGGGCTTATCCGCATGTTTGTGTCGGTTCCCTCGCATGCCGCATTTGCCGTATTGATCGGCTACCATGTTGGACTGGCCAAATTTGATGCGCCCAATGCCATCAAACATATTGTAAAAGGTATTCTGCTGGCCATTGTATTTCATGGCGCCTTCGATTTCTTTTTGCTGTTACAGGGCAGCCACCAGGCAAAAAAATATGTCAGCAACTGGCCGTTGATCGGCTGTGCACTGATTGCCTGGTTTATCGCAGTCCGCATGTCTGTAAGGTCCATCCGCCTGCACCAGGAGCTGTCGCGGAAGCAGCACATCAAAGAAGAAATTAGCTAA
- a CDS encoding ATP-binding protein, whose product MEDIAKVVLENEMDLIIAHKRSMKLAEMLGLSLSAQTSFATAVSEVARNTIENGKSGSLVLGVDGTKINKQVQFVVATIKNEKNSYNSLNGLEYAKKLVNKYSVSTNKDAETLIELFYGIPHRIKLDFPQLDEWRTVFRNEPAFSPYEEIRKQNERLQELTAQVQKSEAQYKMLTNSLPLMIFSLNATGLLMYANEWLQRYTGESIESLNTSQWKQVVHPGDYDSFILFFNNKIPQEAASIKIQARIKEKDNDDYLWHQVSLSPFQNDRGELQYWIGYLVDIHAQKVYEETLKDNFELKQVQEELKDHQNKLEQSIAELNQSNFELQQFAFVASHDLQEPVRKLMLYSDYMLSRHTHNMDEKGIEYLKIIHSVSGRMRNLIKDLLAFSQISKSEIAFSPVDLNNIARFALQDLQLPIEEKKAIINIQPLPSVTGDESLLRQLFENLITNSLKYSRKNVPPEINISYKQVENNHEIIFSDNGIGFDEKYAPQIFKLFQRLHARDQYEGTGLGLAICLKIVEIHRGAIRATSSEGKGANFFVSLPIRTA is encoded by the coding sequence ATGGAAGATATTGCAAAAGTTGTCCTTGAAAATGAAATGGATCTGATCATAGCGCACAAACGCTCCATGAAACTGGCTGAAATGCTGGGACTGTCCCTTTCTGCCCAAACATCTTTTGCAACCGCCGTATCGGAAGTAGCCCGCAACACCATCGAGAACGGCAAAAGCGGCTCCCTGGTGCTGGGGGTTGATGGTACCAAAATCAATAAACAGGTACAATTTGTTGTAGCCACCATAAAGAATGAAAAGAACTCCTACAATAGCCTGAACGGCCTTGAATATGCCAAGAAGCTGGTGAATAAATATTCAGTTTCAACCAATAAAGATGCAGAAACCCTGATAGAGTTATTTTATGGCATTCCCCACCGCATAAAACTTGACTTTCCCCAGCTGGATGAATGGCGCACCGTGTTCCGGAATGAACCTGCCTTTTCCCCCTACGAAGAAATAAGAAAGCAAAATGAACGGTTACAGGAATTGACCGCCCAGGTGCAAAAAAGCGAAGCCCAGTATAAAATGCTCACCAATTCGCTGCCCCTGATGATCTTTTCACTGAACGCAACAGGCTTGCTGATGTATGCCAATGAATGGCTGCAACGCTATACCGGCGAAAGCATTGAATCGTTAAATACAAGCCAGTGGAAACAGGTAGTTCATCCCGGCGATTATGATTCCTTTATCCTGTTCTTCAATAATAAAATACCGCAGGAGGCCGCCTCTATTAAAATTCAGGCGCGCATAAAAGAAAAAGACAATGACGACTACCTGTGGCACCAGGTATCGCTGTCGCCCTTTCAGAACGACCGCGGCGAACTGCAATACTGGATAGGTTATCTCGTAGACATCCATGCGCAGAAAGTATATGAAGAAACCCTGAAGGATAATTTTGAATTAAAACAGGTGCAGGAAGAACTGAAAGACCATCAGAATAAACTGGAACAGTCTATTGCAGAACTGAATCAAAGTAATTTTGAATTACAGCAATTTGCCTTCGTAGCCTCGCACGATCTGCAGGAGCCCGTGCGCAAACTGATGCTGTACAGCGATTATATGCTTAGCCGGCATACCCATAATATGGATGAAAAAGGTATTGAATACTTAAAGATCATCCATAGTGTGTCTGGCCGCATGCGCAACCTTATTAAAGACCTGCTGGCCTTTTCACAAATAAGCAAATCCGAGATCGCCTTCTCTCCCGTTGACCTGAACAATATAGCCCGTTTTGCCCTGCAGGACCTGCAGCTGCCTATTGAAGAAAAAAAGGCAATAATAAACATTCAGCCCCTGCCATCGGTAACAGGTGATGAAAGCCTGTTGCGCCAGCTGTTTGAAAACCTTATCACCAACTCATTAAAATATTCCCGGAAGAATGTACCCCCTGAAATAAACATCAGCTATAAGCAGGTGGAAAACAACCATGAGATCATATTTTCTGACAATGGAATTGGGTTCGATGAAAAATATGCACCGCAGATCTTTAAACTGTTTCAGCGGCTGCATGCCCGCGACCAGTATGAAGGCACAGGGTTGGGACTGGCCATTTGTTTAAAGATTGTTGAAATACACCGGGGCGCTATCCGCGCCACCTCCAGCGAAGGGAAAGGAGCCAATTTCTTTGTTTCACTACCAATACGAACTGCATAA
- a CDS encoding queuosine precursor transporter has translation MIQSIIKDKPTRLFVFFTAFFVANALIAESIGTKLFSLEKLLGVPPANFTMFGQSGLAFTLTCGVLLWPLEFVMTDIINEYYGPKAVRRISLIAVCLISYAFLMYYMAIGIPPADVWLGMGKKNGIDNMQVAFGGIFGQGMRIIVGSLVAFLVSQLVDVTVFHKIKKRTGEKYVWLRATGSTVVSQLVDSYIVLFIAFSGLFTWQQILAIGMMNYTYKFLVAIILTPTLYLIEGRIEKYLGHDVAKKMKLAAMGHENE, from the coding sequence ATGATCCAATCCATTATTAAGGATAAACCGACCCGTCTCTTTGTTTTTTTTACAGCTTTTTTTGTTGCCAATGCCCTTATTGCGGAAAGCATTGGCACCAAACTGTTTTCACTGGAAAAGTTACTGGGCGTACCTCCTGCGAACTTTACCATGTTTGGGCAATCCGGACTGGCATTTACCCTTACCTGCGGGGTCTTATTGTGGCCGCTGGAGTTTGTTATGACCGACATTATCAATGAATATTATGGTCCAAAAGCGGTACGCAGGATCAGTCTTATTGCGGTATGTTTAATTTCCTACGCTTTTTTAATGTACTATATGGCCATTGGTATTCCTCCTGCTGATGTATGGCTTGGCATGGGTAAAAAGAATGGCATCGATAATATGCAGGTGGCGTTTGGCGGCATCTTTGGTCAGGGCATGCGCATCATTGTCGGCAGCCTGGTAGCCTTTCTGGTAAGCCAGCTGGTTGATGTGACAGTGTTTCATAAGATCAAGAAACGCACCGGCGAAAAATATGTATGGCTGCGCGCCACCGGTTCTACCGTAGTATCGCAGCTGGTAGACAGCTACATTGTATTGTTTATTGCCTTCTCCGGTTTATTTACCTGGCAACAGATCCTGGCTATTGGCATGATGAACTATACTTACAAATTCCTGGTAGCAATTATACTTACACCCACCTTGTACCTCATTGAAGGCAGAATTGAAAAATACCTGGGACATGATGTGGCGAAGAAGATGAAGTTGGCGGCCATGGGACACGAAAATGAATAA
- a CDS encoding YfhO family protein → MKKTLWQQVMPHLVSIAIFLVVALFFAKPALESGVVMKQGDVTNWEGMVHQSNIWKETHGRWPLWTPAMYAGMPAYQIAMDGPWTPLGVIDLVLKLGLPKPINMFFLASICFYFLCICLRIRPWVAVIAGLAFAYSTTFPIYITAGHDTQMLALAYAPAGLAGVILLFDKKYISGFIVTALFTGLQIAAGHQQITYYMFMVMGLMVLFFLVQHIRAGNAVPALKAIGLLAVGCIIGIMVNAVTLLTVYDYSKESKRNGQLVMDKQNANEVVSGNKTTGLSKEYAFQWSYGWQESLSLMFPGAQGYGSHGAERDGEQFIYPKLTENSHVAKFLTEKLNVPEEQASNIALQQSGSLYWGDQPFTAGPVYLGAIVCMLFIFAMVYLDDKHKWWILTAAVLGVFMALGKHFPGFNYFLFDHLPFYNKLRVPTLALEMTGLVIPIALALGLEKLTANTAIDMKKLQLAALITGAIFVIAAAMYFTSDYSVENKKRTVAMTQLMSGGPRANMQASMDSINAAYPAEQDNHIYENFLYMAKGDAATAKGLLTALREDRQSAFGATILRSLIFVLLAMAAIYLFAIKKINAVIMLAAVGLLSTIDLLTMDSNYLNSFNFGSKDNYEASEFPLTPADQAILKDKDPNFRVLNTTVGDPFAGDSRTSYYHKSIGGYHPARLGIYDDLMQYQLSGSPNLNVINMLNTKYVIQQTQQGGAVAAPNPNALGNVWFVKNVKLVNGPIEEMKALNSFNPAETAVVDNKFNSQIAGWQPADSSSGATIKQTAFDFENVKYESNSNAPHLAVFSEIFYKDWHAYIDGKEAPIAKADYVLRTLLIPAGKHAIEFRFEPKMYNTGSTITSIGGWIIMLLLLTFIGQLVWPMINKKKTVA, encoded by the coding sequence ATGAAGAAAACACTCTGGCAACAGGTAATGCCACATCTGGTATCCATTGCTATTTTTTTAGTGGTCGCCTTATTCTTTGCCAAGCCTGCCCTCGAAAGCGGCGTAGTGATGAAACAGGGCGATGTTACCAACTGGGAGGGCATGGTTCACCAGTCGAATATATGGAAAGAAACACATGGCCGCTGGCCTTTATGGACACCAGCCATGTATGCTGGTATGCCGGCTTACCAGATTGCCATGGATGGCCCCTGGACGCCATTGGGTGTTATAGATCTCGTATTGAAGCTGGGATTGCCCAAGCCAATAAACATGTTCTTCCTGGCCAGCATTTGTTTTTATTTCCTGTGCATTTGTTTGCGAATTCGGCCCTGGGTGGCTGTTATTGCCGGACTGGCATTTGCCTATAGTACCACCTTCCCTATTTATATCACGGCCGGTCACGATACCCAAATGCTGGCCCTGGCCTACGCACCGGCCGGCCTCGCAGGCGTTATTTTACTATTCGATAAAAAATATATTTCCGGTTTTATTGTCACGGCCCTGTTTACCGGTTTGCAGATAGCAGCCGGTCACCAGCAGATCACCTATTATATGTTCATGGTGATGGGCCTTATGGTATTGTTCTTCCTGGTACAGCACATCAGGGCTGGCAATGCCGTACCGGCGTTAAAAGCCATTGGCCTTTTAGCCGTGGGCTGTATCATAGGCATCATGGTAAATGCTGTTACGCTATTGACCGTATATGATTATTCAAAAGAATCGAAACGCAACGGCCAGCTGGTGATGGATAAACAAAACGCCAACGAGGTAGTAAGCGGCAATAAAACAACAGGCTTAAGTAAGGAATATGCATTTCAGTGGAGTTATGGCTGGCAGGAATCGCTGAGCCTCATGTTCCCTGGCGCACAGGGTTACGGCTCACACGGAGCAGAACGCGATGGCGAACAATTTATTTATCCCAAACTCACCGAGAACTCACATGTTGCCAAATTCCTGACCGAAAAATTAAATGTTCCGGAAGAGCAGGCCAGCAATATAGCGCTGCAACAAAGCGGCAGTTTATACTGGGGCGATCAACCCTTTACTGCAGGCCCTGTTTACCTGGGCGCTATTGTGTGTATGCTGTTCATTTTCGCCATGGTTTACCTGGATGATAAACACAAATGGTGGATCCTCACGGCCGCTGTCCTGGGCGTATTTATGGCCCTGGGCAAACACTTCCCCGGCTTCAACTATTTCCTGTTCGATCATCTTCCGTTTTATAATAAACTGCGGGTGCCTACCCTGGCGCTCGAAATGACCGGGCTGGTAATACCCATTGCCCTGGCGCTGGGTTTGGAAAAACTGACAGCCAACACGGCCATCGACATGAAAAAGCTGCAATTGGCCGCGCTTATTACCGGAGCCATCTTTGTAATCGCAGCTGCCATGTACTTCACCTCCGACTACAGCGTTGAAAATAAAAAGCGCACGGTGGCCATGACCCAGCTGATGAGTGGCGGCCCCAGGGCCAATATGCAAGCTTCAATGGATTCCATCAACGCGGCATACCCGGCCGAACAGGACAACCACATTTATGAGAACTTTTTATACATGGCCAAAGGCGATGCAGCTACCGCAAAAGGCCTGCTCACCGCTTTACGCGAAGACCGCCAGAGCGCTTTTGGCGCTACCATCTTACGCTCGCTGATCTTTGTGCTGCTGGCCATGGCTGCTATTTATCTTTTCGCCATTAAAAAGATCAATGCCGTGATTATGCTGGCCGCGGTAGGATTATTATCTACCATCGACCTGCTGACCATGGACAGCAACTACCTGAACAGTTTTAACTTTGGCAGCAAGGATAATTATGAGGCTTCCGAGTTTCCATTAACCCCTGCCGACCAGGCGATATTGAAGGACAAAGACCCCAACTTCAGGGTATTGAATACTACAGTGGGTGATCCGTTCGCCGGCGATTCCCGTACCTCTTATTATCACAAATCGATAGGTGGTTATCACCCAGCACGCTTGGGCATTTACGACGACCTGATGCAATATCAGCTGAGCGGCTCGCCCAACCTGAACGTGATAAACATGCTGAATACAAAATATGTTATCCAGCAAACACAACAAGGCGGCGCCGTGGCCGCACCAAACCCCAATGCATTAGGCAATGTATGGTTTGTAAAAAATGTAAAATTGGTAAATGGTCCCATTGAAGAAATGAAGGCCCTGAACAGTTTCAACCCGGCCGAAACAGCCGTCGTTGACAACAAGTTCAATTCGCAAATCGCCGGCTGGCAGCCTGCCGACAGCAGTTCCGGCGCTACCATTAAACAAACCGCTTTCGATTTCGAGAACGTTAAATACGAAAGCAACAGCAATGCGCCGCACCTGGCCGTGTTCAGTGAAATCTTCTATAAAGACTGGCACGCCTACATCGATGGCAAAGAAGCGCCCATTGCCAAGGCAGACTATGTGTTGCGGACCCTGTTAATACCTGCCGGCAAACATGCCATCGAATTCAGGTTTGAACCGAAAATGTATAACACCGGCAGCACGATTACAAGCATTGGCGGCTGGATCATTATGCTGCTTTTACTGACCTTCATCGGTCAGTTGGTTTGGCCCATGATCAATAAAAAGAAAACTGTAGCATAA
- a CDS encoding response regulator encodes MENTALKILVADDDADDRAILQDAMAELEAGQVLCFAQNGEDALRILGRDFNGGYKPALIILDLNMPKLNGTETLRHIKNDDRYKTVPVIIYSTSLNPMEKEKCMLLGAHSYITKPVTFKESMDTARSFLAFCEKSPTVPTN; translated from the coding sequence ATGGAAAACACTGCATTAAAAATATTAGTAGCCGACGACGATGCCGATGACCGCGCTATTTTACAGGATGCCATGGCAGAGCTGGAAGCCGGTCAGGTGCTTTGTTTTGCCCAGAATGGTGAAGATGCCCTGCGTATTCTGGGAAGAGATTTCAATGGCGGTTATAAACCCGCATTGATCATCCTGGACCTGAACATGCCCAAACTGAACGGCACCGAAACCCTGCGCCACATCAAAAACGACGACCGGTATAAAACAGTTCCGGTGATCATTTACAGCACCTCCTTAAACCCCATGGAAAAGGAAAAATGCATGCTGCTGGGCGCACACTCCTACATCACCAAACCAGTTACCTTCAAAGAAAGTATGGATACCGCCAGATCATTCCTGGCATTTTGTGAAAAATCGCCTACCGTCCCAACAAATTAA
- a CDS encoding TolB family protein, whose translation MRKLFLFTCCTLAISFIQAQQFGGHSPATKWNQINNDSIRVIFPQGLGLEKQATDVAATVQKLAIQTAPTIGTRLRKISIVLQPYTTISNAYVALGPWRSEFNLMPAQNPFDLGTTLWSHSLALHEFRHVQQFNNFRKGLSRVAYYLFGQDGLSLANSAAVPNWFWEGDAVYQETLKSQQGRGRLSFFFNDYRSLWRADKNYSWMKLRNGSLRDFVPDHYRLGYMQVAYGREKYGADFWKKVTDDAVRYNGVFYPFQHGIKKYSNITYKEFRKNAINYFKAGSDSLGNDAVSDWAKQQKHFAGDDEFPQWVDANTVVLVKSSYKKIPAFYLHNLTTGTDTRLRTKSISLDNYFSYRNGRIVYAAYEADVRWAWKDYSVVRVMDVHTGKERVITHLSKYFAPDISADGKAIVAVAVQPGGAASLHILDATTGAVLKKVPNPRQLFYSHPKFYDAQTVVTAVRTSNGDNTMALVNINNGAVEELLPFSKRIVGFPSVRGDTITFTAAGHQQDDLLALVNKQLYQVQTPANKGTGNYQWSALNNKVIYTAFTAAGYHLVQQSVGAESWQPVSADAFTQAIAIPYELAGLNQDAPIGVDTTRPYSISRYHKAFNLVNFHSWRPYISDPDYTFSLIGENVLNTLQTEIYFNYNTNEKYKEVGASAVYGALFPYLTLGVAETFDRKETDTPFRTWNELNGRLGLQFPFTFNGGRLYRQLNITGGINHHQVNYTLASKNRFRDEQFEFFDASVSLTLQSQVAKQQIYPRFGFSFLSRYRQIVTNLSGFQWLTSAALYLPGVARTHSLVITGAYQKRDTVGDYSFGSSFPIPRGYPAVNQYSIPDMYKVGFNYHFPLVYPDFGIGNIVYFLRVRGNAFYDYAYLKWYRDNHYLEFKSTGGEVYFDTKWWNEYNVSFGFRYSRMLNQLRGYDPNQWEFILPINLLGR comes from the coding sequence ATGAGAAAACTATTTCTTTTTACCTGTTGCACGTTGGCAATTAGTTTTATCCAGGCGCAGCAGTTCGGCGGTCATTCACCCGCTACCAAATGGAACCAGATCAATAATGATAGCATCCGGGTTATTTTTCCCCAGGGGTTAGGGCTTGAAAAACAGGCGACAGATGTGGCGGCTACTGTGCAAAAGCTGGCCATCCAAACTGCCCCCACCATTGGAACCCGCCTGCGCAAGATCAGCATCGTTTTACAACCATATACAACTATCTCCAATGCCTATGTGGCATTGGGGCCCTGGCGCAGTGAGTTTAACCTGATGCCGGCACAAAACCCGTTCGACCTGGGCACCACGCTCTGGTCGCATTCGCTGGCCCTGCATGAGTTCAGGCATGTGCAGCAGTTCAATAACTTTCGTAAAGGCCTGTCGCGGGTAGCGTATTACCTGTTCGGACAGGACGGGCTTTCCCTGGCCAACAGCGCTGCGGTGCCCAACTGGTTCTGGGAGGGGGATGCCGTGTACCAGGAAACGCTGAAAAGCCAGCAGGGCAGGGGCCGCCTGTCGTTCTTCTTTAACGATTACCGCTCGTTGTGGCGGGCCGATAAAAACTATTCCTGGATGAAACTGCGCAATGGCTCCCTGCGCGATTTTGTACCCGACCATTACCGGCTGGGTTATATGCAGGTGGCTTATGGCCGCGAAAAATACGGAGCCGATTTCTGGAAGAAGGTAACTGACGACGCCGTTCGGTACAACGGGGTGTTCTATCCTTTCCAGCACGGTATAAAAAAGTACAGCAACATTACTTATAAAGAGTTCCGCAAAAATGCGATCAATTATTTCAAGGCCGGCAGCGATTCCCTTGGCAATGATGCGGTGAGCGACTGGGCCAAACAACAAAAACATTTTGCCGGTGACGATGAGTTTCCGCAATGGGTAGATGCCAATACCGTGGTGCTGGTTAAAAGCAGTTATAAAAAAATCCCCGCGTTCTATTTGCACAACCTTACCACCGGTACCGATACCCGCCTGAGAACAAAATCAATTTCGCTGGATAATTATTTCTCCTACCGCAACGGGCGCATTGTATACGCCGCCTATGAAGCCGATGTACGGTGGGCCTGGAAGGATTACAGTGTGGTACGGGTGATGGATGTACATACGGGTAAAGAGCGGGTTATCACCCATCTTTCAAAATACTTTGCGCCAGATATTTCTGCCGATGGAAAAGCTATTGTAGCGGTGGCGGTTCAACCCGGCGGGGCGGCCAGTTTACACATCCTGGACGCCACAACCGGCGCCGTATTGAAGAAGGTTCCCAATCCCAGACAGCTGTTCTATAGCCATCCCAAGTTTTATGATGCCCAAACAGTGGTTACAGCCGTGCGTACCAGCAACGGCGATAACACGATGGCATTGGTGAACATCAACAATGGCGCGGTGGAGGAATTGCTGCCGTTTTCAAAACGGATAGTAGGTTTTCCTTCGGTGCGGGGCGATACCATCACCTTTACAGCGGCAGGCCATCAGCAGGACGATCTGCTGGCCCTGGTGAACAAACAATTATACCAGGTGCAAACGCCGGCCAATAAAGGCACCGGCAATTACCAGTGGAGCGCGTTGAACAATAAGGTCATTTATACGGCTTTTACGGCAGCAGGTTATCACCTGGTTCAGCAGTCCGTTGGCGCAGAAAGCTGGCAGCCGGTAAGCGCTGATGCGTTTACGCAGGCTATTGCGATCCCGTATGAACTGGCAGGGTTAAACCAGGATGCGCCTATAGGCGTGGATACTACCAGGCCATATTCCATCAGCCGGTACCACAAGGCCTTTAACCTGGTTAATTTTCACAGCTGGCGGCCATATATTTCCGATCCGGACTATACCTTCTCCCTTATTGGGGAGAACGTGCTGAACACGCTGCAAACCGAGATCTATTTCAATTATAATACCAATGAAAAGTATAAAGAGGTAGGCGCAAGCGCTGTATACGGTGCTTTGTTTCCTTACCTCACCCTGGGCGTAGCCGAAACCTTCGATCGTAAAGAAACCGACACGCCCTTCAGGACCTGGAACGAACTGAACGGCCGCCTGGGCCTGCAGTTCCCTTTTACTTTCAATGGAGGCAGACTGTACCGCCAGCTGAATATTACGGGCGGCATCAACCATCACCAGGTGAATTATACACTGGCCAGCAAGAACAGATTCAGGGATGAGCAGTTTGAATTTTTCGATGCCTCGGTTTCACTGACTTTGCAATCGCAGGTGGCCAAACAACAGATCTATCCCAGGTTTGGCTTTAGCTTCCTTTCGCGGTACCGCCAGATTGTAACCAATTTAAGCGGGTTTCAATGGTTAACAAGCGCTGCCCTGTATTTGCCGGGCGTGGCCCGAACGCATAGCCTGGTAATCACCGGCGCGTACCAGAAGCGTGATACCGTTGGCGATTACAGTTTCGGCAGCAGCTTTCCTATTCCACGCGGGTACCCGGCGGTAAACCAGTACTCGATCCCCGATATGTACAAAGTGGGTTTCAATTATCATTTTCCCCTGGTATATCCCGATTTCGGGATTGGGAATATTGTATACTTTCTGCGGGTGCGCGGCAATGCGTTTTATGATTATGCTTACCTGAAATGGTACCGGGATAATCATTACCTGGAGTTTAAATCAACCGGCGGTGAAGTGTATTTTGATACCAAATGGTGGAACGAGTACAATGTAAGTTTTGGCTTTCGCTACAGCCGCATGTTGAACCAGCTGCGCGGATATGATCCCAACCAGTGGGAGTTTATTTTACCAATTAATTTGTTGGGACGGTAG